In Rathayibacter sp. VKM Ac-2762, one DNA window encodes the following:
- a CDS encoding MarR family transcriptional regulator, with the protein MPSTEIAEIQTPQTDLPLTSLAGEVRAAVGRLGRRLRQEKAQHELSDPQFSVLALLHREGAKTLGELAEAERVRPPSMTRTVGCLVDEGLAERLADPADGRVTRIRPTGAGTALVLDVRRSRDAWLVARLEELPPEDLRLLHDAAAVLRAVADR; encoded by the coding sequence GTGCCATCGACCGAGATCGCTGAGATCCAGACCCCGCAGACCGATCTCCCGCTGACCTCCCTCGCGGGCGAGGTGCGGGCAGCGGTCGGCCGGCTCGGACGGCGGCTCCGGCAGGAGAAGGCCCAGCACGAGCTCAGCGATCCGCAGTTCAGCGTGCTCGCGCTCCTGCACCGCGAGGGCGCGAAGACCCTCGGCGAGCTGGCCGAGGCGGAGCGGGTCCGCCCGCCCTCGATGACCCGCACGGTCGGCTGCCTGGTCGACGAAGGACTCGCGGAGCGCCTCGCCGACCCCGCCGACGGCCGCGTCACCCGCATCCGCCCCACCGGGGCCGGCACCGCACTGGTGCTCGACGTGCGCCGCAGCCGCGACGCCTGGCTCGTGGCGCGCCTCGAGGAGCTCCCTCCCGAGGACCTGCGCCTGCTCCACGACGCGGCAGCGGTCCTGCGCGCGGTGGCCGACCGATGA